The genome window GTTACGTCTATTAGTTGTAGTTATTTTATCTCACGCAAATTTATGCTATTTTAACCAAATATGGATAGCACAACTTTTCACCTAGTTCAGCAGAAGGAAAACAGGAGGTTAACGAATGAAAAAAAATAAATGGATATGGATGGTCCTAGCTTTCTTACTATTAATACCGATTCCAGCTTATGCTGATGTAGCAGTTGGTGACATGATTGTTACCCTTGGCGAAAACTTAACACCGGAACAAAAACAGCTTTTATTAACAGAAATGAAAGCACCTGAAGATGCAGAAATTATTACTGTTTCTAATAAAGAAGAGCACCAATATTTAGGGAAGTACATTTCAAAATCGTTAATTGGTACTAGAGCGATTTCTTCTTCGGCCATTACAATCGGGGACAAAGGTACTGGAATTCAGGTTACTACCAAAAATATCAATTGGGTTACGGACGAAATGTACATTAATGCCTTGATTACTGCTGGCGTAAAGGATGCAAAAATTTATATTACTGCCCCTATTGAAGTTTCTGGTACAGCTGCATTAACAGGAATTATTAAAGCATACGAAGTTTCAACAGATACTGTTATCCCAGAAGACGTAAAGCAAGCTGCCAATGAAGAGATGGTGGAGACAGCTAATTTAGGGGAAGATATCGGACAAGAGGAAGCTACTGCTTTAATGGCTAAAGTGAAGGAGCAAATAGCAGAGCAAAAACCTAAAACAGTTGAAGAAGTACAAACAATTATTCAAGATTCTGCTAAAGAATTAAATATCAGTTTAACGGATGAACAGCTTCAAAGTCTTATTTCTTTCTTTAATAAATTAAAAGAACTTAATATTGACTGGAATCAAGTTGGAAATCAACTGAGTGAAGCAAAGGATAAATTAACTGGCTATTTAGAAAGCGAAGAAGGAAAAGGGTTTTTAGCAAAGATTAAAGAAGTCTTTACAAGTATCGTAGAAGCAATCAAATCTTTCTTCTCTTAACTATTATCTACTCAGATAAAAAAGGGAGTCCTAGCGACTCCCTTTTTTACCTTTATTTTTTTAATGAAGCTGTTTCTTTTAATGGCAAGTCTAAGCGTAATAAATCTTCAAATGATTCTCTCTTCACTACTAATCTTGCTTCTCCATTTTCCACGAACACAACAGGTGGTCTTGGGATTCGATTATAATTATTTGCCATCGAATATCCG of Niallia circulans contains these proteins:
- a CDS encoding DUF1002 domain-containing protein; this translates as MKKNKWIWMVLAFLLLIPIPAYADVAVGDMIVTLGENLTPEQKQLLLTEMKAPEDAEIITVSNKEEHQYLGKYISKSLIGTRAISSSAITIGDKGTGIQVTTKNINWVTDEMYINALITAGVKDAKIYITAPIEVSGTAALTGIIKAYEVSTDTVIPEDVKQAANEEMVETANLGEDIGQEEATALMAKVKEQIAEQKPKTVEEVQTIIQDSAKELNISLTDEQLQSLISFFNKLKELNIDWNQVGNQLSEAKDKLTGYLESEEGKGFLAKIKEVFTSIVEAIKSFFS